A part of Tardiphaga sp. vice304 genomic DNA contains:
- a CDS encoding TY-Chap domain-containing protein — MFELSRGEQPARKLAGEAMARWLRWIAAALAFTAPASAADSFADLQAAYHCDVVRRLEQIYAAGDPRIDLNRYLVIDLPARTHAYVQCQIFDNRTRIHCEASSGFWFAKKGQKRTLYLPPRAVAALAKLGFDTDDRAGNFNLDQYVDKSANFHPLADLMLRALHDGYGARSDMKLLFNAPFAPATPESCIPVS, encoded by the coding sequence ATGTTCGAATTGTCAAGGGGTGAGCAACCGGCGCGCAAATTGGCGGGGGAGGCGATGGCAAGATGGCTCCGTTGGATAGCTGCAGCTCTGGCCTTCACGGCGCCGGCCAGCGCCGCCGACAGCTTTGCCGACCTGCAGGCCGCGTATCATTGCGACGTGGTGCGCCGGCTCGAACAGATCTATGCGGCGGGCGATCCCCGCATCGATCTCAACCGCTATCTGGTCATCGACCTGCCGGCGCGGACGCACGCTTATGTGCAGTGCCAGATTTTTGACAATCGCACGCGCATTCATTGCGAAGCATCGTCAGGATTCTGGTTCGCCAAGAAAGGCCAGAAGCGCACCCTCTACCTGCCGCCGCGCGCGGTTGCAGCACTGGCCAAACTTGGCTTCGATACCGACGACCGGGCGGGCAACTTCAATCTCGATCAGTACGTCGACAAATCCGCGAATTTTCATCCGCTCGCAGATCTCATGCTGCGGGCTTTGCATGACGGCTACGGCGCGCGCAGCGACATGAAGCTGCTGTTCAACGCACCGTTTGCGCCGGCCACGCCGGAGAGTTGCATACCGGTCAGCTGA
- a CDS encoding YiiG family protein gives MTTIRASIATALVLASAISGGSASAQTPPATEKLNAYVGCINRLSARALDSRARYFSWVGKNGPTGKERIVYGLYTIYDTADCQKKAEAANALEPRDAALEAAATAYVTAVTTLAPLLKEADDYYTQENYKDDKMAKGRALHPRLVAAWDAFASADKNLRDGVEAINDKRKAEELVAIEAKEGRSARYHVAALMIDAKRVLRAEDTTSPDIAAITKALEAYEATVQAIEASSASGDAKVGSMFISQAKSFLTTAKQLMRRIRDKVPYSSGDKMMLSGTGSGWMVQGSPPRLLRDYNQLVDAYNSGARM, from the coding sequence ATGACGACCATTCGCGCATCGATCGCCACCGCGCTCGTCCTTGCCTCGGCGATATCAGGCGGTTCCGCATCGGCCCAGACCCCTCCCGCCACCGAAAAGCTCAATGCCTATGTCGGCTGCATCAACCGGCTGTCGGCGCGCGCGCTCGATTCCCGGGCGCGCTATTTCAGCTGGGTCGGCAAGAACGGGCCGACCGGCAAAGAGCGCATCGTCTACGGGCTCTACACGATCTACGACACCGCGGATTGCCAGAAGAAGGCCGAGGCGGCCAACGCGCTGGAACCGCGCGATGCCGCGCTGGAAGCGGCCGCGACCGCCTATGTGACAGCCGTGACCACGCTGGCGCCGCTGCTCAAGGAAGCGGACGACTACTACACGCAGGAGAACTACAAGGACGACAAGATGGCCAAGGGCCGTGCCCTGCATCCGCGCCTGGTCGCGGCGTGGGACGCCTTTGCGAGCGCCGACAAGAATCTTCGCGACGGCGTCGAGGCGATCAACGACAAGCGCAAGGCCGAGGAACTGGTGGCGATCGAAGCCAAGGAAGGCCGCAGCGCGCGCTATCACGTGGCAGCATTGATGATCGACGCCAAGCGCGTGCTGCGCGCGGAGGACACGACGAGCCCCGACATCGCGGCAATCACCAAGGCGTTGGAGGCCTATGAGGCCACTGTCCAGGCCATCGAGGCGTCGAGTGCTTCGGGCGACGCCAAGGTCGGTTCGATGTTCATCAGCCAAGCCAAATCGTTCCTGACCACGGCCAAGCAGTTGATGCGCCGGATCCGCGACAAGGTGCCCTACTCGTCCGGCGACAAGATGATGCTGAGCGGGACCGGCTCTGGCTGGATGGTCCAGGGCTCGCCGCCGCGGCTGTTGCGCGACTACAACCAGCTGGTCGACGCCTACAACAGCGGCGCCAGGATGTAG